In Providencia zhijiangensis, a single window of DNA contains:
- the cspA gene encoding RNA chaperone/antiterminator CspA codes for MSNTMTGLVKWFNESKGFGFISPEDGSKDVFVHFSAIQSDSFKTLNEGQKVSFSVENGAKGPAAVNVVAL; via the coding sequence ATGTCTAATACAATGACTGGTTTAGTAAAATGGTTTAACGAATCTAAAGGCTTTGGCTTTATTTCTCCTGAAGATGGAAGCAAAGATGTGTTTGTTCACTTTTCTGCAATCCAAAGTGATAGCTTCAAAACCCTTAATGAAGGGCAAAAAGTCAGCTTCTCAGTAGAAAATGGCGCAAAAGGTCCAGCTGCTGTAAATGTAGTGGCACTTTAA
- a CDS encoding IS3 family transposase (programmed frameshift), whose amino-acid sequence MKKRNFSAEFRRESAQLVVDQNYTVADAAKAMNVGLSTLTRWVKQLRDERAGKTPKASPITPEQIEIRELKKKIQRIEMENEIFKKGYRALDVRLPEQVSVIGKLRAHYPVATLCCVFGVHRSSYRYRENRPDNPDGRRAVLRSQVQELHGLSHGSAGARSIAVMATHRGFRMGRWLAGRLMKEMGLVSCQQPVHRYKRGGHEHIAIPNHLERQFAVTEPNQVWCGDVTYIWTGKRWAYLAVVLDLFARKPVGWAMSFSPDSKLTTKALKMAWEIRNKPSGLMFHSDQGSHYTSRQFRQLLWRYRIKQSMSRRGNCWDNSPMERFFRSLKNEWVPVTGYISFSEAAHAITDYIVGYYSEVRPHEYNGGLPPNESENQYRKNSKTVANFS is encoded by the exons ATGAAAAAACGAAATTTCAGTGCAGAATTCAGACGTGAATCAGCCCAGCTGGTTGTGGATCAGAACTATACAGTTGCAGATGCCGCGAAAGCCATGAATGTCGGGCTTTCCACCTTGACGCGGTGGGTAAAGCAATTACGGGACGAACGGGCAGGCAAAACACCGAAAGCATCCCCTATCACGCCGGAACAAATTGAGATACGTGAGCTGAAGAAAAAAATTCAACGTATTGAAATGGAAAACGAAATAT TTAAAAAAGGCTACCGCGCTCTTGATGTCAGACTCCCTGAACAGGTCTCGGTGATCGGGAAACTCAGAGCGCATTATCCTGTGGCCACTCTTTGCTGCGTGTTCGGAGTTCACCGCAGCAGCTATAGATACCGGGAAAACCGGCCTGACAATCCGGACGGCAGGAGAGCCGTATTACGTAGTCAGGTTCAGGAGCTGCACGGCCTCAGTCATGGCTCAGCAGGTGCAAGAAGTATCGCTGTAATGGCAACACACAGGGGCTTCCGGATGGGACGATGGCTTGCCGGACGGCTAATGAAGGAGATGGGGCTGGTGAGCTGTCAGCAGCCTGTTCACCGGTATAAACGTGGCGGTCATGAACACATTGCTATCCCGAACCACCTTGAGCGACAGTTCGCAGTGACAGAGCCCAATCAGGTATGGTGCGGCGACGTAACGTATATCTGGACCGGTAAACGCTGGGCATACCTGGCCGTTGTACTCGACCTGTTCGCAAGGAAACCCGTGGGCTGGGCAATGTCATTTTCTCCGGACAGCAAACTGACAACCAAAGCGCTGAAAATGGCATGGGAAATACGAAATAAGCCATCCGGGCTCATGTTCCACAGTGATCAGGGTAGCCACTATACAAGCAGGCAGTTCCGACAGTTACTGTGGCGATACCGGATAAAACAAAGTATGAGTAGGCGTGGTAACTGCTGGGATAACAGCCCGATGGAGCGCTTCTTCAGAAGTCTGAAAAATGAGTGGGTGCCGGTGACCGGCTACATCAGCTTCAGTGAAGCAGCCCATGCAATAACGGATTATATCGTCGGGTATTACAGCGAAGTCAGGCCGCATGAATATAACGGTGGATTACCACCAAACGAATCAGAAAACCAATACCGGAAAAACTCTAAAACCGTGGCCAATTTTAGTTGA
- a CDS encoding (2Fe-2S)-binding protein codes for MKINNAVPIIERKPLTLTINGQKIGPIDVPVGMPMIEFLHEYLDLTGTHFGCGQGICHACTIMEIQPDGSTVESRTCIFGAHYFNNKNIVTIEGQAKLDEQGKLVELTPIQQAFIENFSFQCGYCAPGFVTGATVFLDKLKKKPVKRDQLEHAIEEALNEHICRCTGYVRYYEAVRKVALDTPGCVID; via the coding sequence ATGAAAATCAACAATGCCGTTCCGATTATTGAGCGCAAGCCACTAACACTGACCATTAATGGCCAAAAAATTGGTCCTATTGACGTCCCTGTAGGGATGCCAATGATTGAGTTTTTACATGAATACCTTGACCTCACAGGCACTCACTTTGGTTGCGGGCAAGGGATCTGCCATGCTTGCACCATTATGGAAATTCAGCCCGATGGCTCAACGGTTGAAAGCCGTACCTGTATCTTTGGTGCCCATTATTTCAACAATAAAAATATTGTTACCATCGAAGGGCAAGCCAAACTGGATGAACAAGGCAAACTTGTTGAATTAACACCAATTCAACAAGCTTTTATCGAAAACTTTTCGTTCCAGTGTGGCTATTGTGCCCCCGGTTTCGTCACGGGTGCGACGGTATTTCTTGATAAACTGAAAAAAAAACCAGTGAAACGAGACCAACTCGAACATGCGATTGAAGAAGCCCTCAATGAGCATATTTGCCGTTGTACAGGCTATGTTCGCTATTATGAAGCTGTGAGGAAAGTCGCTCTCGACACTCCTGGCTGCGTGATCGATTAG
- a CDS encoding DUF3290 domain-containing protein, which yields MNFYGIDYLQAQSNINDYLKYIVIFGTLFALIIFFILYMRHRLQTKYRDLTIIAFLFLLFISGIQYQDYTDSQNIHSKSSQMVNFVRLLSKEKGVDINSIFSNSVQLSDGIIIKIDDRYYRIHLSLDQQTYSLEKVWLTNPEIKIIKK from the coding sequence ATGAATTTTTATGGGATAGATTATTTGCAAGCGCAGTCTAATATAAATGATTATTTAAAATACATTGTCATTTTTGGAACTTTATTTGCTTTAATCATTTTTTTCATCCTGTATATGCGACATCGCCTACAAACTAAATATCGGGATTTAACGATTATCGCCTTCCTATTTTTACTTTTCATTTCAGGTATTCAGTATCAAGATTATACCGATAGTCAAAATATACACTCAAAATCATCCCAAATGGTTAATTTCGTAAGGTTATTATCAAAAGAAAAAGGTGTAGATATAAATTCTATATTTTCTAACTCTGTACAATTATCCGATGGCATCATCATTAAAATTGATGACCGGTATTACCGCATTCATTTAAGCTTAGATCAACAAACTTACAGCTTAGAAAAAGTTTGGTTAACAAATCCCGAAATTAAAATCATAAAAAAATAA
- a CDS encoding aspartate/glutamate racemase family protein — protein MKTIGLIGGMSWESTQLYYQQINEGIKQKLGGLHSAKIVLYSVDFAEVEYFQSHGQWDLAADHLAKAGMRLQAAGADFLVLCTNTMHKVAPQIEEKSNLPLLHIADTTGEQIIQSGITTIGLLGTAFTMEQAFYKDRLIDKFNLRVVTPNEADRKIVHDIIYNELCLGVISETSRTEYRRIMKSLVEQGAEGIILGCTEITLLVNDDDTSVPVFDTTAIHAQSAVKYALKNQ, from the coding sequence ATGAAGACGATTGGACTTATCGGGGGAATGAGCTGGGAATCAACCCAACTCTATTATCAGCAAATAAATGAAGGTATTAAGCAGAAACTTGGAGGGTTACATTCCGCTAAGATTGTTTTATACAGCGTTGATTTTGCTGAAGTTGAATATTTTCAATCTCACGGTCAATGGGATCTTGCTGCCGACCATTTAGCAAAAGCAGGAATGAGATTACAAGCGGCCGGCGCTGATTTTTTGGTTTTGTGTACAAATACCATGCACAAAGTCGCCCCACAAATCGAAGAAAAATCCAACCTTCCTCTCCTTCACATTGCAGATACAACAGGTGAACAAATAATACAATCAGGCATTACAACTATTGGGTTGTTAGGTACTGCATTTACCATGGAGCAAGCTTTTTATAAAGATCGTCTGATTGATAAATTTAACTTAAGGGTGGTCACACCAAATGAGGCAGACAGAAAAATCGTTCACGATATTATCTATAATGAGTTGTGTTTAGGGGTTATCTCTGAGACTTCACGAACCGAGTATCGACGCATCATGAAATCACTCGTTGAACAAGGCGCTGAAGGTATTATTCTTGGATGTACTGAAATCACGTTGCTGGTAAATGACGATGATACTTCCGTTCCCGTTTTTGATACCACAGCAATTCATGCGCAGAGTGCGGTTAAATACGCACTAAAAAACCAGTAA
- a CDS encoding YdcH family protein, whose protein sequence is MFPEYRDLISQLRQSDPDFRALFNRHNQLDHEIARLEHPDRSGYGTDVIELKKEKLRLKEEIHQILKNPPELS, encoded by the coding sequence ATGTTCCCAGAGTATCGTGATTTAATCTCGCAGCTTCGTCAGTCAGATCCGGATTTTAGAGCCTTATTTAATCGGCATAATCAACTCGATCATGAAATAGCCAGACTGGAGCATCCAGACAGAAGTGGGTATGGCACTGATGTTATAGAGTTAAAAAAAGAAAAACTGCGCCTTAAAGAAGAGATTCATCAAATATTGAAAAACCCACCAGAACTAAGCTAA
- a CDS encoding helix-turn-helix domain-containing protein, with the protein MNERKLNNLSLGQFIKEQRLARQITVTEIAKAISVSEHAYSRYEDGSSSIYVGHLIALSSVLDVELRTLLDAYLKPEQ; encoded by the coding sequence ATGAACGAAAGAAAACTTAACAACCTCTCTTTAGGACAATTCATCAAAGAACAGCGTCTCGCTCGTCAAATAACGGTCACCGAGATAGCTAAAGCCATTTCAGTTTCAGAGCACGCATATTCCCGATATGAAGATGGTTCCTCTTCTATATATGTTGGGCATCTTATTGCACTAAGCTCAGTATTAGATGTTGAGCTTCGAACACTGCTCGACGCTTATTTAAAACCAGAGCAATAA
- a CDS encoding xanthine dehydrogenase family protein molybdopterin-binding subunit has protein sequence MSGHISRRNFIKLGTIAGIAVMVGKLPFAIAMELDSDSPSTDWIGQNGKARFRWDGVEKVTGRKNFARDYRAKDIPGWPKKQSYAFMLKATEADKTFEGIDISILGPNLQPDKVILQEDLIRDGLNIPQDTSMGKGFYGTNILVPLGDTPPIIGHPVAILIYHDFDKYSAAQRMLRFATNTVKYGTVTGPKPPANYGAARYVRIGGDTPLSPSIFSPYQDSGIKGGFDGNTPIWPPYDPKHAISIPPVIRKDRGGGFIQALHQAEKSPDKQEKAMDYARQIEQEIAEARQNPDKFVIERHGFSQSIDPCAMEPDNCNTWYDAQTKTLHILTATQSPAGVVNAAAELSKHNKHFPVENIILLTGSTVGYGSKDYSVFPFYSMVASFYADGLPVRMANDRYEQFQMGMKRHSIEMDVTIIGDKKTGKFDVLKGTYNCNGGGRENLSVAVSHVAVRGAQSIYYFPKSDLTALAMATPAVEAGSMRGFGSLQSMAVTELMVDEIAHNLNIDPIELRRRNAILEGYPNTQGGVIAGDPRNVEMLNLAEKHPIWVDREKNKVDYEAKNPGKLYGVGFAQVQQVYGSSGVPTILSLEFDANGKLTMRHCMQEIGTGGTTAQQVMVWQALSKAPDVVEFGVTEFAELPLKTSWADQKKQDELSKTDPYWTPALIPDMSSSSGVYYIGFGTRQAGHFLLENTLWPAAKSIWSEGPGGGAFNGLNVEFADIRVGPDGIGGGGMKPIPFDILAKRAHEMGLITGVAVHGYSSWQWARAEFDIPTVGLKNLPLDAISVRYGEGAPQELKKQMTTGGYHFIKRKIAYYPPTQRAKADPTTVTPASCLVELNVNTMTGEIDIMRHHMIMDPGTMIVPELVSGQIQGGTAMGIGHALMEELPLYEDGPGNGTWNFNRYVLPRAKDVAVWQQTIDYLPPLSETSPPKGMAELGMIPILPATSNALTHATGKRFYEFPITVDKIKKALS, from the coding sequence ATGTCGGGTCATATTTCTAGACGTAACTTCATCAAACTAGGCACTATTGCAGGCATTGCAGTGATGGTGGGTAAACTCCCTTTTGCGATAGCAATGGAGCTTGATTCTGACTCTCCATCAACCGATTGGATAGGTCAAAATGGTAAAGCACGCTTTCGTTGGGATGGCGTTGAAAAGGTCACCGGACGTAAAAATTTTGCTCGTGATTACCGCGCTAAAGATATCCCCGGCTGGCCTAAAAAACAAAGCTATGCCTTTATGTTAAAAGCAACAGAGGCAGATAAAACCTTTGAAGGCATTGATATTTCAATCTTAGGTCCAAATTTACAGCCTGATAAAGTTATTTTACAAGAAGACCTTATCCGTGATGGCTTAAATATCCCTCAAGACACCAGTATGGGAAAAGGCTTCTATGGCACCAATATTTTAGTGCCGCTAGGGGATACCCCGCCGATTATTGGCCACCCTGTTGCCATCTTGATTTATCATGATTTCGATAAATACAGCGCAGCGCAGCGGATGCTACGTTTTGCGACAAACACCGTAAAATATGGAACGGTGACTGGGCCAAAACCACCTGCTAACTATGGTGCAGCACGATACGTACGTATCGGAGGTGACACCCCACTTTCACCTTCTATCTTTTCCCCTTATCAAGATTCAGGTATTAAAGGTGGCTTCGATGGCAATACTCCTATTTGGCCTCCTTATGACCCCAAACACGCCATTTCTATTCCACCAGTGATCCGTAAAGATCGTGGTGGTGGTTTTATTCAAGCCCTTCATCAAGCAGAAAAAAGCCCTGATAAACAAGAAAAGGCGATGGATTACGCACGGCAAATTGAGCAAGAAATCGCAGAAGCTCGCCAGAATCCTGACAAGTTTGTGATTGAGCGCCATGGTTTTTCACAATCCATTGACCCCTGCGCAATGGAGCCTGATAACTGTAATACTTGGTATGACGCACAAACCAAAACACTGCATATCTTAACCGCGACACAGTCTCCTGCAGGAGTTGTCAACGCCGCTGCGGAGTTATCGAAGCACAACAAACATTTTCCTGTCGAAAATATTATTTTATTAACCGGTTCTACCGTCGGTTATGGCTCAAAAGACTATTCGGTTTTTCCTTTCTACTCGATGGTCGCCAGTTTCTATGCTGATGGTTTGCCTGTTCGCATGGCAAATGACCGCTATGAACAATTCCAAATGGGAATGAAACGCCACTCTATTGAGATGGATGTCACCATTATCGGTGATAAAAAAACGGGCAAATTTGATGTATTAAAAGGTACTTATAACTGTAATGGTGGAGGCCGTGAAAACCTCTCGGTTGCCGTATCACACGTTGCGGTACGTGGCGCCCAATCTATTTATTATTTCCCTAAATCTGACCTCACCGCTCTCGCCATGGCCACCCCGGCTGTCGAAGCGGGCTCAATGCGTGGCTTTGGTTCCTTACAGTCGATGGCAGTCACTGAATTGATGGTCGATGAAATCGCTCACAACCTCAATATTGACCCAATTGAACTGCGCCGCCGTAATGCCATATTAGAAGGTTATCCGAATACACAAGGTGGTGTAATAGCGGGTGACCCTCGCAATGTCGAAATGTTAAATCTTGCGGAAAAACACCCGATTTGGGTCGATCGTGAGAAAAATAAAGTCGATTATGAAGCGAAAAATCCCGGTAAATTATACGGCGTTGGCTTTGCGCAAGTGCAGCAAGTTTATGGCTCTAGCGGTGTTCCAACGATTCTTTCTCTTGAATTTGATGCGAATGGCAAGCTGACAATGCGCCATTGCATGCAAGAAATTGGTACCGGAGGCACAACCGCACAGCAAGTCATGGTGTGGCAAGCACTCAGCAAAGCCCCTGATGTGGTTGAGTTTGGGGTAACTGAATTTGCAGAACTGCCACTCAAAACCAGTTGGGCAGATCAGAAAAAACAAGATGAACTGTCAAAAACTGATCCCTATTGGACACCTGCGCTGATCCCTGACATGAGTTCATCGAGCGGCGTTTATTACATTGGATTTGGTACACGCCAAGCAGGTCATTTTTTATTAGAAAATACCCTATGGCCTGCGGCCAAAAGCATTTGGAGTGAAGGCCCTGGCGGAGGAGCTTTCAATGGCTTAAATGTTGAATTTGCAGACATTCGTGTCGGACCAGACGGTATTGGCGGTGGTGGAATGAAGCCCATTCCTTTTGACATTTTAGCCAAAAGAGCCCATGAAATGGGGCTTATCACCGGAGTCGCTGTTCACGGCTATTCAAGCTGGCAGTGGGCTCGCGCAGAGTTCGATATCCCAACTGTGGGCTTGAAAAATCTCCCTCTCGATGCAATATCCGTTCGTTATGGCGAAGGTGCTCCACAAGAACTGAAAAAGCAGATGACAACTGGCGGTTACCATTTTATTAAACGTAAAATTGCCTATTACCCACCAACACAACGCGCAAAAGCTGACCCAACTACAGTCACACCAGCTTCCTGCCTCGTCGAGCTCAACGTCAATACGATGACGGGTGAGATCGATATCATGCGCCACCATATGATTATGGACCCCGGTACGATGATTGTCCCTGAATTGGTTTCAGGCCAAATTCAGGGGGGCACCGCGATGGGTATTGGCCACGCATTGATGGAAGAATTACCACTCTATGAAGATGGGCCAGGTAATGGAACCTGGAACTTTAATCGCTATGTTCTGCCACGCGCAAAAGATGTTGCTGTTTGGCAACAAACCATTGATTACTTACCTCCCCTATCAGAAACTTCGCCACCAAAAGGCATGGCAGAACTGGGAATGATCCCTATCTTACCTGCGACGAGTAACGCATTAACCCATGCGACGGGTAAGCGTTTCTATGAATTCCCTATCACGGTAGATAAAATTAAAAAGGCACTCTCATGA
- a CDS encoding carboxymuconolactone decarboxylase family protein, translated as MNRASLSKSSPDAYNKLIEISNHIDQQAVSLGMEEGFIHLLKLRISQINGCAFCVRLHTQDAQKCHVNIDKIALVAVWEEADYFSEKEKAAFLLAESVNMVHSGHIPSDIYKKAAEYWNDEQLALIEWISIIIGSFNRIAIASRYKVKP; from the coding sequence ATGAACAGAGCATCATTATCTAAAAGTTCTCCTGATGCGTATAACAAGCTGATTGAGATTAGCAATCATATTGATCAGCAAGCAGTATCATTAGGAATGGAAGAAGGGTTTATTCATCTACTTAAATTGAGAATATCTCAGATTAATGGGTGTGCTTTTTGTGTGAGGCTTCATACGCAAGATGCTCAAAAATGCCATGTTAATATTGATAAAATCGCATTGGTCGCAGTATGGGAAGAGGCTGATTATTTTTCTGAAAAAGAAAAGGCTGCATTCTTATTGGCTGAATCAGTCAATATGGTTCATTCCGGTCATATTCCTAGTGATATTTATAAAAAAGCTGCGGAATACTGGAACGATGAACAACTAGCATTAATTGAATGGATATCTATCATCATTGGTTCTTTTAATCGCATCGCTATCGCGAGCCGCTATAAAGTGAAGCCGTAA
- a CDS encoding cytochrome c, with protein sequence MAKSSSLRKSIYIIILLFIILMLTILFGAFRTSSIGPDLDKPLTSEEAAKLLPRGQELATAGDCFGCHSLPEGPLAAGGRAIGTPFGTIYSTNITPDKQFGIGNYTRADFHRALKDGIGKERGNLYPAMPFVFTHMTTSDDIDALYAYVMSLPPINVPNKENTGVFVLPVRPFMNFWTLLNFPKQNAPHDPQRSAEWNRGAYIVEGLAHCGACHSPRNLMMGVEFSRSLQGGEEAGLAIPDITAEALSKHGYDTASLRQFLLTGNAPQGSAFADMSTVTHFSTSQMNKSDVNDMAIYLMTDKQGKILGAEASPAPLPEANSPEVGDVSQIMETGRLMYMSTCAGCHGITGEGVPNGIPALKGNAILAMNSPETFISVVLTGIPTTTFPNGQRMYAMPSFADDLTPQEMADLISWARAEWGGQGKPVTAEQVEKLKKAAQY encoded by the coding sequence ATGGCTAAATCCAGCTCTCTACGTAAAAGCATTTATATTATTATCTTATTATTCATCATATTAATGCTTACGATCCTATTTGGTGCTTTTCGTACTTCCAGTATCGGCCCTGATTTAGATAAACCGCTGACTTCAGAAGAAGCCGCCAAATTGCTGCCAAGAGGGCAAGAATTGGCAACGGCTGGAGATTGCTTTGGTTGCCACTCATTACCTGAAGGGCCATTGGCTGCGGGTGGGCGTGCTATCGGAACCCCTTTTGGTACCATTTATTCCACAAATATCACGCCTGATAAGCAATTTGGTATCGGTAACTATACCCGTGCTGATTTCCATCGTGCTTTGAAAGACGGAATTGGTAAAGAAAGAGGCAATCTCTACCCTGCCATGCCGTTTGTATTTACCCATATGACGACATCAGATGATATTGATGCCCTGTATGCTTATGTGATGTCACTTCCGCCAATCAATGTACCAAACAAAGAAAATACAGGTGTATTTGTCCTACCCGTTCGCCCATTTATGAACTTCTGGACTTTGCTCAATTTCCCTAAACAAAATGCACCTCATGACCCACAACGCTCTGCCGAGTGGAACCGAGGTGCTTATATTGTTGAAGGTCTAGCACACTGTGGCGCTTGTCACTCACCACGTAATTTAATGATGGGTGTCGAGTTTTCACGGTCACTTCAAGGGGGTGAAGAAGCCGGTTTAGCAATCCCTGATATTACAGCCGAAGCGCTTTCCAAACATGGGTACGATACCGCCTCTTTGCGCCAATTCCTGCTTACAGGGAATGCCCCGCAAGGCTCTGCATTTGCAGATATGAGCACAGTGACTCATTTTTCTACTAGCCAGATGAATAAAAGCGATGTTAATGACATGGCAATTTATTTAATGACGGATAAACAAGGAAAAATACTTGGAGCCGAAGCTTCGCCTGCTCCATTGCCCGAGGCAAACTCACCAGAAGTGGGTGATGTCAGTCAAATCATGGAAACGGGTCGCTTAATGTATATGTCTACCTGCGCAGGCTGCCACGGGATCACCGGAGAAGGTGTACCTAATGGTATTCCAGCGTTAAAAGGTAACGCCATCTTAGCAATGAACAGCCCCGAAACCTTTATAAGTGTAGTGTTAACGGGTATTCCAACCACCACTTTCCCTAATGGGCAGCGTATGTATGCTATGCCAAGCTTTGCCGATGATTTAACGCCACAAGAAATGGCAGATTTAATATCATGGGCACGTGCCGAATGGGGGGGACAAGGTAAACCCGTCACCGCCGAACAAGTTGAAAAACTGAAAAAAGCAGCTCAGTACTGA
- a CDS encoding IS4-like element ISVsa5 family transposase — protein sequence MCELDILHDSLYQFCPELHLKRLNSLTLACHALLDCKTLTLTELGRNLPTKARTKHNIKRIDRLLGNRHLHKERLAVYRWHASFICSGNTMPIVLVDWSDIREQKRLMVLRASVALHGRSVTLYEKAFPLSEQCSKKAHDQFLADLASILPSNTTPLIVSDAGFKVPWYKSVEKLGWYWLSRVRGKVQYADLGAENWKPISNLHDMSSSHSKTLGYKRLTKSNPISCQILLYKSRSKGRKNQRSTRTHCHHPSPKIYSASAKEPWVLATNLPVEIRTPKQLVNIYSKRMQIEETFRDLKSPAYGLGLRHSRTSSSERFDIMLLIALMLQLTCWLAGVHAQKQGWDKHFQANTVRNRNVLSTVRLGMEVLRHSGYTITREDLLVAATLLAQNLFTHGYALGKL from the coding sequence ATGTGCGAACTCGATATTTTACACGACTCTCTTTACCAATTCTGCCCCGAATTACACTTAAAACGACTCAACAGCTTAACGTTGGCTTGCCACGCATTACTTGACTGTAAAACTCTCACTCTTACCGAACTTGGCCGTAACCTGCCAACCAAAGCGAGAACAAAACATAACATCAAACGAATCGACCGATTGTTAGGTAATCGTCACCTCCACAAAGAGCGACTCGCTGTATACCGTTGGCATGCTAGCTTTATCTGTTCGGGCAATACGATGCCCATTGTACTTGTTGACTGGTCTGATATTCGTGAGCAAAAACGACTTATGGTATTGCGAGCTTCAGTCGCACTACACGGTCGTTCTGTTACTCTTTATGAGAAAGCGTTCCCGCTTTCAGAGCAATGTTCAAAGAAAGCTCATGACCAATTTCTAGCCGACCTTGCGAGCATTCTACCGAGTAACACCACACCGCTCATTGTCAGTGATGCTGGCTTTAAAGTGCCATGGTATAAATCCGTTGAGAAGCTGGGTTGGTACTGGTTAAGTCGAGTAAGAGGAAAAGTACAATATGCAGACCTAGGAGCGGAAAACTGGAAACCTATCAGCAACTTACATGATATGTCATCTAGTCACTCAAAGACTTTAGGCTATAAGAGGCTGACTAAAAGCAATCCAATCTCATGCCAAATTCTATTGTATAAATCTCGCTCTAAAGGCCGAAAAAATCAGCGCTCGACACGGACTCATTGTCACCACCCGTCACCTAAAATCTACTCAGCGTCGGCAAAGGAGCCATGGGTTCTAGCAACTAACTTACCTGTTGAAATTCGAACACCCAAACAACTTGTTAATATCTATTCGAAGCGAATGCAGATTGAAGAAACCTTCCGAGACTTGAAAAGTCCTGCCTACGGACTAGGCCTACGCCATAGCCGAACGAGCAGCTCAGAGCGTTTTGATATCATGCTGCTAATCGCCCTGATGCTTCAACTAACATGTTGGCTTGCGGGCGTTCATGCTCAGAAACAAGGTTGGGACAAGCACTTCCAGGCTAACACAGTCAGAAATCGAAACGTACTCTCAACAGTTCGCTTAGGCATGGAAGTTTTGCGGCATTCTGGCTACACAATAACAAGGGAAGACTTACTCGTGGCTGCAACCCTACTAGCTCAAAATTTATTCACACATGGTTACGCTTTGGGGAAATTATGA
- a CDS encoding YaeF family permuted papain-like enzyme, whose amino-acid sequence MKLCQWMLFFCFLFINGCSTQFKTDDESNKLKFSIQHANTIPIKDSVETLTVADMLPGDILLSSATGMNSWGIRLFSVSGVSHASIYLGFGQVAESVGSGVRIIPLDQAITDSNNMVVLRHNLLTSFHAEKLREFSTANDGGKYNMKGIIMIAPWMLTKRVCELPLIGQTIRNFCLKTLATVQLGDDIEQANGFFCSQFVLDAYKYAGVPLFEGNSSWITPADILHMRSGDVPTFMPTERLTYVGHLKNWSFGGAILNK is encoded by the coding sequence ATGAAATTATGCCAATGGATGCTATTTTTTTGTTTTCTATTTATAAATGGTTGTTCAACACAATTTAAAACTGACGATGAATCAAATAAGCTGAAATTTAGTATTCAGCATGCAAACACAATCCCGATTAAGGATTCAGTTGAAACATTGACGGTGGCAGATATGTTGCCTGGAGATATCCTTTTATCTTCAGCTACGGGGATGAACTCGTGGGGGATCCGCTTATTTAGCGTGAGCGGGGTGAGTCACGCTTCTATTTATTTAGGATTTGGTCAGGTGGCAGAATCGGTTGGGAGTGGGGTCAGAATTATTCCTCTCGACCAAGCAATCACAGATTCTAATAATATGGTTGTATTACGACATAACTTATTGACGTCATTTCATGCAGAAAAACTGCGTGAGTTTTCTACTGCTAATGATGGAGGTAAATACAACATGAAAGGGATCATCATGATTGCGCCATGGATGCTGACAAAGCGCGTCTGTGAACTACCGCTGATTGGACAGACTATCCGTAATTTTTGTCTTAAAACACTGGCTACAGTGCAATTAGGGGATGATATTGAACAAGCCAACGGTTTCTTTTGTTCGCAGTTTGTCCTAGATGCGTATAAATATGCAGGTGTGCCGCTATTTGAGGGGAACTCATCATGGATTACACCAGCTGATATTTTGCATATGCGTTCAGGGGACGTACCTACCTTTATGCCAACAGAGCGTTTAACTTATGTCGGACATTTAAAAAACTGGAGCTTTGGAGGCGCTATCCTCAATAAATGA
- the sra gene encoding stationary-phase-induced ribosome-associated protein, protein MVSNNQARRLLGMPFKLSRSKRNIQVSVIAKENATALPEELKDKPFVAVQKNKATEKKTYHSISVFYPEYI, encoded by the coding sequence ATGGTAAGTAATAACCAAGCTCGTCGTTTATTAGGGATGCCGTTCAAGTTAAGTCGTTCTAAGCGTAATATTCAAGTTTCTGTGATTGCAAAGGAAAATGCTACGGCTTTACCTGAAGAGCTAAAAGATAAGCCGTTCGTTGCGGTACAGAAAAATAAAGCTACAGAAAAGAAAACCTATCACTCTATCAGCGTATTTTATCCGGAATATATCTAA